One Carbonactinospora thermoautotrophica genomic window, GCGATCGACGGGACGGTGATCGACGCCACCGGGGTGTCCACCGTCAGCTTGTACACCCCCCAACTGCCCTCCGGCTCCGGCGTCGACCAGTTCTCCGGCGTCTCGTAGAACGGGACGTACCCGAAGATGTACCGGCCGGAGCGCGGCGCGGTGAACGTGCGGGTGCCGTCGTTGGTGGCGCCCGCCGTGTCCACGAGCCACGGCTCGTCGTACACGGTCGGGGAACCGTCGGTCTTCTCCGGCGCCCAGACGAACAACGGCGCGGCCTTCGGGCCGGGGTAGTCGATCGTGTACCGGACCTGCGCGCCCGCCGGCAGGTTGACGCCGATGCCCCACGACTCGTAACCCCACGTGGCGGAGTCGAACGAGTACGTGGTGGCCGTCTTCCCCGGGTGCGCGTCACCGCCCGCGTTCTTCGGGTCGAAGACCACGGGGATCGTGTCCGGGATCGGGTTCGCGCCCGTCCCCACGGGGGAGGCGGTGAGCTGCTGGACGGTGGTGTAGTCGGCGCCGCTGGACGGCGGGACGTAGCGGCTGTCCACCGCCTTCACCACGCCGAACGGGGTCGCCTCGTCGACCGCCGTCGTCGAGGCCGCGAAGGAGCCCACCGTGGCCGAGAGGTTGACCGTGGCGCCCTGCGCCGCGCCCGGGGTGACCACGACCGCGCGTACCGCGTGCGTGCCGTCCTCGTAGCCCATCACCGACCCGTTGTCCACGAACAGGGTGGCGAACGGCGCGGTGCCGGTTATTCGGCGCAGCGATTCCAGGCCGGACGCCCGGCCGCTGCCGACCGCGACGGCGTACCGGCCGCCGGGTGCGGCGATCTCCCGCCCGCCGGACTTCAGGGCGGCGGCGACCGCGTCGGCGGCGGAGGCGCCCCTCGGCGTGCCGAGGCGCGCGTACAGGTCGGCGGCGAGGCCGGCCACCAGCGGGGAGGCGAAGCTGGTGCCTTCGACGGTGTCCACGTACCCGCCGTTCCAGCTCCGCACGGCGCCGGGCGCGACCAGGTCGACCTCGGCGCCGTTGCTCCACGGCGCGACCGCCCAGCCGCCGGCCCCGGCGGGCTCCAGCGCGCCGACCGACAGCACGCCCGGGTGGCCGGCCGGGTACGAGGGGCGCAGCGCCCCGTCGTTGCCGGCCGCGGCGACGAACAGCAGCCACGGGGCCAGCCGGCGCGCCTCGGCGAGGGCGTCGCGGATCGCGAACGAGGCGTACGGGGAGCCCAGGCTCAGGTTGACCACCGTCTGGACGGGCGCGCCCTCGGTGGCCGCGTCCTGGGCGGCGTCTTGGGCGGCCTTGATGATGGCGGCGGCCACGGCCAGGGAGGTGCCGCCGCCGCCCTCGTCCAGCACGCGGTACGCGCGCACGCGGGCCTCGGGGGCGGAGCCGGTCACGCCGTCGCCGTCGTCGTCGCCGGCGATGAGCGCCGCCACCGCGGTGCCGTGCCAGTGGGACGGGACGGTGCCGCCGGGCGAGTAGTTGCCCTGGCTGTCGAAGGCGCCGCCGTCCCGGACGCGATCCACACCCGCCAAGTCGGGGTTGCTCGGGTCAACGCCGGTGTCGATGACGCCGACGATCTGGCCGCCGCCGCGCAGGCGGGGGTCGCCGGTCCACTCGGCGGCGGCCACGTCCATGGCGGAGGCGATCTCGGGCTGCTCCACCCCGTACGCGACGACGTAGGTGAGCGGCTCGGCCCACAGGACGTTCGGATCGCGGCGCAGCTCGCGCACGGCGGCCCGGGCGTCGGCGACGTGGAGCACGTCGAGCTGGAGCCGGGTGCGGGCGGCGGCGACGCGCTTGCCGTACCGCTGCGCGACGGCGCTCCTGCGGCTGGGGCTGGTCCCCGGCTTGTAGCGGACCACCACCGTGGTCCGCGACGGGGCGGGCGCGCTTCGCTGGCCGGCCAGCGGCTTGCGGTGGAGCCACGAACTGACCTTCGCCGGCTTACCGCGGTCGTCCCGCCGGTCGGCCACCGCGGGTATCGCGACGGTCAGGGCGAGACACACGCCGGCGCTGACCGCGCCCAGCAGGGTCTTCTTCACGGGCATGCACGGCCTCACTGCGCAGAACGAGGAAGCGCTCGGCGGGTGTGGCACGCTGATCCGGCCTGTAGACGGCGTGGTCGCGGGGCGGCACCGCCGAGGAGCCGAGAGGCAGGCTGATCATGCCACAGCCGTTCGACCTGAGTCGATGCGCAAAAACCCTGGCTGACCTGGAGAAATGAGACGAATCCAGGAATTCGGTCCGGCAACGTTTCAGACACGAAAGCGCCTCCGCCGCGACCCGGCGGAGGCGCTTCGCTTCGCGCGCGTTACAGGTTCTCCACGTCGGCCTGCTTGCTGCGGACCGCCTCGGCGGCCTGCTTGAGGGCGGCCAGCTCGGAGTCGGTGAGCTCGCGCTCGACCACGCGGCGCACGCCCTCCTTGCCGATCTCGGCCTCCACCCCCAGGTACACGCCGGAGATGCCGTACTCCCCGTCCACCCAGGCGCAGACCGGCATGATCGCGCCGGAGTCCTCGGCGACCGCCCTGGCCATGCGGGCCGCCGCGGCCGACGGCGCGAAGTACGCCGAGCCGGTCTTCAGCAGGCCCACGATCTCGGCGCCGCCGTTGCGGGTGCGCTCGACCAGCTCGTCGATCTTCTCCTTGGGCAGCAGGTCGGCCAGCGGCTTGCCGTCGACCGTGCAGGCGGACGGCACCGGCACCATCGTGTCGCCGTGCGAGCCGAGGGTCAGCGTCTTGACCGAGGCCACCGGCACGTTCAGCGCCTCGGCGACGAAGTGGCTGAACCGGGCGGTGTCGAGCATGCCCGCCTGGCCCATCACCTTGTGCTTCTCGAAGCCGGACACCTTGGCGGCCAGCGCGGTCATCTCGTCCAGCGGGTTGGAGACCACGATCAGCACCGCGTTCGGCGAGTGCTTGGCGATGTTCTCGGTGACCTGGCGGACGATCTTGGCGTTGACCTCGATCAGGTCCATCCGGCTCATGCCCGGCTTGCGGGGCAGGCCGGCGGTGATGATCACGATGTCGGAGCCGGCGGT contains:
- a CDS encoding S8 family serine peptidase; the encoded protein is MPVKKTLLGAVSAGVCLALTVAIPAVADRRDDRGKPAKVSSWLHRKPLAGQRSAPAPSRTTVVVRYKPGTSPSRRSAVAQRYGKRVAAARTRLQLDVLHVADARAAVRELRRDPNVLWAEPLTYVVAYGVEQPEIASAMDVAAAEWTGDPRLRGGGQIVGVIDTGVDPSNPDLAGVDRVRDGGAFDSQGNYSPGGTVPSHWHGTAVAALIAGDDDGDGVTGSAPEARVRAYRVLDEGGGGTSLAVAAAIIKAAQDAAQDAATEGAPVQTVVNLSLGSPYASFAIRDALAEARRLAPWLLFVAAAGNDGALRPSYPAGHPGVLSVGALEPAGAGGWAVAPWSNGAEVDLVAPGAVRSWNGGYVDTVEGTSFASPLVAGLAADLYARLGTPRGASAADAVAAALKSGGREIAAPGGRYAVAVGSGRASGLESLRRITGTAPFATLFVDNGSVMGYEDGTHAVRAVVVTPGAAQGATVNLSATVGSFAASTTAVDEATPFGVVKAVDSRYVPPSSGADYTTVQQLTASPVGTGANPIPDTIPVVFDPKNAGGDAHPGKTATTYSFDSATWGYESWGIGVNLPAGAQVRYTIDYPGPKAAPLFVWAPEKTDGSPTVYDEPWLVDTAGATNDGTRTFTAPRSGRYIFGYVPFYETPENWSTPEPEGSWGVYKLTVDTPVASITVPSIATAVSTTTAVPIRWSAPGSGNKYNVEYTYPVRNSNGTWSYAAWKRWQNGTAATSATFTGSQGNTYYFRVQAIDTKGNVGPWTGMYPMVTPYDDRSTALKYYGTWTNVAPSSRYYTTVKRSSAAGAYFTLQQYATRFHVVGDRCASCGQIKIYVDGRYLATVDTYSSSTKVRQTLYTTPALSPARGTHTLKVVVVGTRGRPYLLLDAVGVQR
- the mdh gene encoding malate dehydrogenase — encoded protein: MARKGKVTVVGAGFYGSTTAQRLAEYDIFEEVVLTDIVEGKPEGLALDMNQSRPIEGFETKVVGVTTKEDGSGYEKTAGSDIVIITAGLPRKPGMSRMDLIEVNAKIVRQVTENIAKHSPNAVLIVVSNPLDEMTALAAKVSGFEKHKVMGQAGMLDTARFSHFVAEALNVPVASVKTLTLGSHGDTMVPVPSACTVDGKPLADLLPKEKIDELVERTRNGGAEIVGLLKTGSAYFAPSAAAARMARAVAEDSGAIMPVCAWVDGEYGISGVYLGVEAEIGKEGVRRVVERELTDSELAALKQAAEAVRSKQADVENL